From one Bacillus sp. FJAT-42376 genomic stretch:
- a CDS encoding yteA family sporulation protein, whose amino-acid sequence MLTDQQLNVFRKQLQTKKEELEKRFAENGHFGLESGHPHDSAGELSSYDNHPGDEATELFEREKDIALNEHAEEELRDIKRALMAIENKTYGKCEVCGEDIPSERLEAIPSATTCKAHSPNQSVSSDRPIEEQVLAPPFGRFTFDNRDVEAFDAEDTYQETARYGSSESPSDFEYPMEDYNDAYTESDDRIGYVEDFENFAGTDMEGKNVTIFPNKQHEKYEDELDAEGIMTSFGDLPSSEKEPYTDH is encoded by the coding sequence ATGCTAACAGATCAGCAGCTGAATGTCTTCCGGAAACAACTGCAAACTAAAAAAGAAGAACTGGAAAAAAGATTTGCGGAGAACGGACATTTCGGACTTGAAAGCGGACATCCGCACGACTCTGCAGGAGAACTGTCAAGTTATGATAATCATCCTGGAGATGAAGCAACAGAGTTATTTGAGCGGGAAAAGGATATAGCCTTAAATGAGCACGCCGAAGAAGAGCTGCGTGATATTAAACGCGCGCTAATGGCGATTGAAAACAAAACGTACGGGAAATGTGAAGTTTGCGGCGAGGATATTCCGTCAGAACGGTTGGAAGCCATCCCTTCTGCCACAACATGTAAAGCTCACTCCCCTAATCAATCTGTTTCATCAGACAGGCCGATTGAGGAGCAGGTACTGGCTCCTCCATTTGGGAGGTTTACTTTTGATAATCGCGATGTGGAAGCCTTTGACGCCGAGGATACTTATCAGGAGACAGCACGCTATGGCTCCTCTGAATCCCCATCCGATTTTGAATATCCTATGGAGGATTACAATGATGCCTATACAGAGTCAGATGACCGCATTGGATATGTAGAAGACTTTGAGAACTTTGCCGGCACAGATATGGAAGGGAAGAATGTGACGATTTTTCCAAATAAACAGCATGAAAAGTATGAAGATGAACTGGATGCAGAAGGCATTATGACCTCTTTTGGAGACTTGCCTTCTTCTGAAAAAGAACCATATACGGATCATTGA
- the glgA gene encoding glycogen synthase GlgA: MKILFAVSECVPFVKSGGLADVAGALPKELARMGSDVRVMMPKYGQIPEKYRKKMKKVREIEVAVGWRSQYCGIEEFEMDGVTYYFLDNEYYFKRDSLYGHYDDGERFSFFSRAVLEAMKEIDFQPDIIHSHDWHTGMVAYFLNEVYAADPFYSEIKTVFTIHNLEFQGIFPQEIIYDLLNLGHEDFTPDKLEFYQCVNFMKAAIVSSSAITTVSPTYMQEIQTPYYGERMDGLLRAKGASLSGILNGIDDTIYNPAKDPFLKAPYDVASLEKKQENKAALQKMFGLPERPDVPVISMVTRLTKQKGLDLVRHVMEELIDGDTQWIILGTGEAEFENYFRHMEHKYPESVKAYIGFDEPLAHRVYAGSDLFLMPSRFEPCGLGQLIALRYGSIPIVRETGGLNDTVHSYNEATGDGNGFSFKNFNAHDMMHTIRRALSIYREDKELWNGLVTNAMSQDYSWSQSASKYNQLYTDLMGSGSIVLK, from the coding sequence GTGAAAATTCTCTTTGCTGTATCCGAATGTGTTCCGTTCGTCAAATCAGGCGGATTGGCGGACGTAGCGGGAGCCCTGCCTAAAGAACTGGCACGCATGGGTTCTGATGTGAGGGTGATGATGCCAAAGTACGGACAGATTCCCGAAAAATATAGAAAAAAAATGAAAAAAGTGCGGGAGATTGAAGTGGCTGTCGGATGGCGATCTCAATATTGCGGCATTGAAGAATTCGAAATGGATGGGGTCACGTATTATTTCCTGGATAATGAATATTATTTTAAACGTGACTCTCTTTATGGGCATTACGACGATGGTGAAAGGTTCTCCTTTTTTTCCAGAGCTGTTCTTGAGGCCATGAAAGAGATAGATTTCCAGCCTGATATTATTCACAGTCATGACTGGCATACAGGTATGGTTGCCTATTTCCTCAATGAGGTGTATGCCGCGGATCCATTTTACTCTGAGATTAAAACTGTATTTACGATTCATAATCTGGAGTTCCAGGGGATTTTTCCTCAGGAGATCATTTATGATCTCCTGAACCTTGGACATGAGGATTTTACACCCGATAAACTGGAATTTTATCAATGTGTAAATTTTATGAAGGCAGCCATCGTGTCTTCCTCCGCGATTACAACGGTAAGTCCGACTTATATGCAGGAAATCCAAACTCCTTATTATGGGGAGAGAATGGACGGCTTGCTGAGAGCGAAAGGGGCATCATTAAGCGGAATCCTGAATGGAATCGATGACACAATCTATAATCCTGCGAAGGACCCTTTTTTAAAGGCTCCGTATGATGTTGCGAGTCTTGAGAAAAAACAGGAAAATAAAGCGGCTTTGCAAAAAATGTTTGGTCTTCCCGAGAGACCGGACGTACCTGTCATTTCAATGGTGACAAGGCTGACGAAACAAAAAGGGCTGGACCTTGTGCGGCATGTCATGGAAGAATTGATAGATGGGGATACTCAATGGATTATTCTCGGTACGGGTGAAGCTGAATTTGAGAATTACTTCCGTCATATGGAGCATAAGTATCCTGAGAGTGTAAAAGCGTACATAGGCTTTGATGAGCCGTTAGCACACAGAGTGTATGCCGGATCTGACTTATTTCTGATGCCTTCAAGGTTTGAACCATGCGGCCTCGGACAATTAATAGCACTGAGATATGGATCCATTCCCATTGTGAGGGAAACGGGAGGATTAAATGATACCGTTCATTCCTACAATGAAGCCACAGGCGATGGAAACGGTTTTTCTTTTAAAAATTTTAATGCGCATGATATGATGCACACAATCAGACGTGCGCTGTCTATTTACAGAGAAGATAAAGAATTATGGAACGGACTTGTCACGAATGCCATGAGCCAGGATTACAGCTGGTCTCAGTCTGCCAGCAAATATAATCAGCTCTATACTGATTTGATGGGAAGTGGGAGTATTGTTCTCAAGTAA
- a CDS encoding glycogen/starch/alpha-glucan phosphorylase → MFSSKESFQKSFLKRLEMTYGKTFRESTSRDQYNTLGHMVREYISTNWIQTNEKHRSANNKQVYYFSIEFLLGTLMGQNLLNLGIRDVVERGLEELGISLTAIEESESDAGLGNGGLGRLAACFLDSLASLDLPGHGCGIRYKHGLFDQKIADGYQVEYPEQWLRHGNVWEVRKPDQAVDISFWGSVESREADGRLEFQHIAPETVVAVPYDMPMIGYQTNTVNTLRLWSAEPAHHPPLNRDLLTYKRETEAVSEFLYPDDTHDEGKILRLKQQYFLVSSSLQSIIRSYRKKNGSLHDFHERIAIHINDTHPVLAIPELMRILLDEEKMEWDEAWHITTKTISYTNHTTLSEALEKWPIYLFKPLLPRIYMIVEEINERYCQALWDRYPGDWNRIEQMAILAHGLVKMAHLAIAGSHSVNGVAKIHSDILKMREMKLFYEFEPEKFNNKTNGIAHRRWLLKANPELAHLITEAIGDSWVKDPDQLIQLKRFIYDEGMKEKSGEIKQRRKELLARRIFEQSSMKIDPSSIFDVQVKRLHAYKRQLLNVLHIMYLYNRIREDSNFSVYPRTFIFGAKASPGYYYAKKVIKLINSLAEKVNSDPKVSKMIKVVFMENYRVSLAESIFPAADISEQISTASKEASGTGNMKFMMNGALTLGTLDGANVEILESVGPANIFTFGLTAEQVLDYYENGGYHSTEYYHHDVRIRQAADQLINGFFHETEGEFEAIYDSLLAHNDQYFVLKDFSSYAEAQQKVEKTFINKKEWQEKSLINIAHSGTFSSDRTIKEYADDIWGIKPI, encoded by the coding sequence TTGTTCTCAAGTAAAGAATCTTTTCAGAAAAGCTTTCTTAAAAGGCTGGAAATGACATATGGAAAAACATTCAGAGAGTCTACCAGCAGGGATCAATACAACACTCTAGGACATATGGTAAGGGAATACATCAGCACGAACTGGATACAGACAAATGAGAAGCACCGGTCTGCCAATAACAAGCAGGTATACTACTTTTCAATTGAATTTTTACTTGGCACGCTTATGGGTCAAAATCTTTTGAATTTAGGAATCAGGGACGTAGTAGAACGGGGTCTTGAAGAGCTGGGAATCAGTTTAACGGCGATAGAGGAATCCGAATCGGACGCGGGTCTGGGCAATGGCGGTCTTGGCCGCCTTGCTGCTTGCTTTCTTGATTCGCTTGCTTCCCTTGATCTGCCTGGACATGGCTGCGGAATCCGGTATAAGCATGGTCTGTTTGATCAGAAAATTGCAGATGGGTATCAAGTTGAGTATCCCGAGCAGTGGCTGCGCCACGGAAATGTTTGGGAAGTAAGAAAACCCGATCAGGCCGTGGATATTTCGTTCTGGGGCTCTGTTGAAAGCAGGGAGGCAGACGGAAGACTTGAATTTCAGCATATTGCTCCTGAAACCGTTGTGGCCGTCCCTTACGATATGCCAATGATTGGCTATCAGACAAATACCGTTAATACGCTGCGGCTGTGGAGTGCCGAACCCGCGCATCATCCGCCGCTTAACAGGGATCTGCTTACCTATAAGCGGGAAACAGAAGCTGTTTCAGAATTTCTATACCCCGATGATACCCATGATGAAGGCAAAATTCTGCGGTTGAAGCAGCAGTATTTCCTGGTCTCTTCAAGTTTGCAGAGCATTATTCGTTCCTACAGGAAAAAGAACGGCAGCCTTCACGATTTTCATGAAAGAATTGCTATTCATATAAACGATACCCACCCAGTGCTAGCCATTCCTGAACTGATGAGAATTTTATTGGATGAGGAAAAAATGGAGTGGGATGAGGCTTGGCACATTACGACAAAAACCATCTCCTACACGAATCACACCACATTGTCAGAAGCGCTGGAAAAATGGCCGATTTATCTATTTAAGCCGCTCCTCCCCCGTATTTATATGATCGTCGAAGAAATTAACGAACGTTATTGTCAGGCACTTTGGGATCGGTATCCGGGAGATTGGAACCGAATCGAGCAAATGGCGATTCTCGCTCACGGACTTGTTAAAATGGCCCACCTTGCGATTGCCGGAAGCCATAGTGTAAATGGTGTGGCCAAGATTCATTCAGATATCCTCAAAATGCGTGAAATGAAGCTTTTTTATGAATTTGAACCTGAGAAATTCAACAATAAAACAAATGGAATTGCTCACAGAAGATGGCTGCTTAAAGCCAATCCGGAACTTGCCCATCTTATAACCGAAGCAATAGGCGATTCATGGGTGAAGGATCCTGATCAGCTGATCCAGCTGAAGCGGTTTATTTATGATGAAGGAATGAAAGAAAAGTCCGGAGAAATAAAGCAGCGCCGAAAGGAATTGCTCGCCCGGAGAATTTTTGAACAGTCTTCCATGAAGATTGATCCTTCCTCCATTTTTGATGTTCAGGTAAAACGCCTTCATGCCTACAAGCGTCAGCTGCTGAATGTGCTCCATATTATGTATCTGTATAATCGAATCAGGGAAGATTCTAATTTTTCTGTTTACCCGCGTACGTTTATTTTCGGCGCAAAAGCTTCTCCGGGGTATTATTACGCCAAGAAAGTGATTAAACTCATTAATTCTCTTGCCGAAAAAGTTAATTCAGACCCTAAGGTGTCCAAAATGATCAAAGTTGTTTTTATGGAGAACTACCGTGTATCCCTGGCTGAATCGATTTTTCCGGCCGCCGACATAAGTGAGCAGATTTCGACTGCCTCGAAGGAAGCATCCGGAACCGGAAATATGAAATTTATGATGAATGGTGCGCTGACTCTCGGAACACTTGACGGTGCAAATGTGGAAATTCTTGAGTCTGTTGGACCGGCTAATATCTTTACCTTTGGCCTTACTGCAGAGCAAGTTCTTGATTATTATGAAAACGGAGGATACCATTCCACTGAATATTATCATCACGATGTTCGGATCCGCCAGGCTGCCGATCAGCTGATCAATGGATTCTTCCATGAGACAGAGGGCGAATTTGAGGCGATTTACGATTCCCTCCTGGCACACAATGATCAATATTTTGTTCTCAAGGATTTTTCCTCCTATGCAGAAGCGCAGCAGAAAGTCGAGAAAACTTTTATTAATAAGAAAGAATGGCAAGAAAAATCGCTCATTAACATTGCCCATTCCGGAACCTTTTCAAGTGACCGCACCATTAAAGAATATGCGGATGATATTTGGGGAATTAAACCGATATAA
- a CDS encoding 1,4-dihydroxy-2-naphthoate polyprenyltransferase — MHPDTHTHSAPSIEPDKNWRIWWTLMRPHTLTAAFIPVAIGTVLAMKEGSFNVWLLLAMLIASVLIQAATNMFNEYFDFKRGLDNENSVGIGGAIVRNGVKPQTVLALAFTFFGISTLLGIYICIESSWWIAAIGTLCMVAAYFYSGGPLPIAYTPFGELTAGLFMGVVIILISFYIQTGTVNLTAFLISLPVSLLIGAINLSNNIRDLDGDKENGRRTLAILIGRKKAIDFLAFTFICSYLFIIGFIIAGIAPLWSLLVFLSVPKSLFAVKSFRGKSLPIEMMPAMIATAQTNTQFGFLLAAGLFISYLF, encoded by the coding sequence ATGCATCCTGACACACACACGCATTCAGCTCCTTCCATAGAACCTGATAAAAACTGGCGGATCTGGTGGACGCTCATGCGGCCCCACACCTTAACAGCTGCCTTTATTCCGGTTGCGATTGGCACTGTCTTGGCCATGAAGGAAGGATCATTTAATGTTTGGCTGCTGTTGGCTATGCTGATAGCGTCCGTGCTCATCCAGGCGGCTACAAACATGTTTAATGAGTACTTTGATTTCAAAAGAGGCTTGGATAACGAGAACTCTGTTGGAATCGGAGGAGCAATTGTAAGAAACGGGGTAAAACCGCAAACCGTTCTTGCATTAGCGTTCACCTTTTTTGGAATTTCAACTCTGCTCGGCATTTATATTTGCATCGAGTCCAGCTGGTGGATTGCTGCGATCGGTACGCTCTGCATGGTTGCCGCTTATTTTTATTCAGGTGGACCACTGCCTATTGCCTATACTCCATTTGGTGAGTTAACAGCCGGTCTTTTTATGGGAGTCGTCATTATTTTAATTTCGTTTTATATTCAAACCGGGACCGTCAATCTAACGGCATTTTTAATTTCCCTGCCGGTCTCACTCTTGATTGGCGCCATCAACCTTTCCAATAATATCCGGGACCTGGACGGCGACAAGGAAAACGGACGGAGAACACTGGCTATTCTGATTGGCCGTAAAAAGGCCATTGATTTTCTTGCCTTTACCTTTATTTGCTCTTATCTTTTCATTATCGGCTTTATTATCGCAGGCATTGCCCCTTTATGGAGCCTCCTTGTATTTTTGAGTGTTCCAAAATCTCTCTTTGCCGTCAAATCATTTAGAGGAAAAAGTCTTCCAATCGAAATGATGCCGGCAATGATTGCTACCGCCCAGACAAATACACAGTTCGGTTTTCTTCTGGCAGCCGGCCTGTTTATCAGCTATCTTTTCTGA
- a CDS encoding sugar phosphate nucleotidyltransferase: protein MNMSMLGIIDATAHSLDIDDLIQNRSMAAIPFGGRYRLIDFVLSNMVNSGVDSVAIFPKYQYRSLMDHLGSGKEWDLNRKRDGLFFFPSPHLHDEYDEFGSFRQFKDHYDYFNRSRQEYTVIANSHTVCNIDFCKVLKHHIEMGCDVTEICKDGASLQMYVLKTSLLKDLISSYDERGFKTLNQVVNEGRSQLNICEYAFKGYVAAIDTIQSYFRYSLDLLKPEVWKELFPKSSPVYTKVKDEPPTKYLKSSYVRNSMIANGCVIEGHVENSILFRAVHVGKDTVIKNGIVMQKSSVGENCVLENVILDKDVRVGSHEVLKGTMEHPIVLRKGSVQGVLIKS from the coding sequence ATGAATATGAGCATGCTTGGAATAATTGATGCGACAGCACATAGTCTGGATATCGATGATTTGATTCAAAACCGGTCAATGGCTGCAATTCCTTTCGGAGGAAGGTACCGGTTAATCGACTTTGTCCTTTCAAATATGGTGAACTCCGGGGTGGATAGCGTGGCTATTTTCCCAAAATATCAATACCGTTCATTAATGGATCATCTTGGATCAGGAAAGGAATGGGATTTGAACCGGAAGCGCGATGGCCTTTTCTTTTTCCCTTCTCCGCACCTTCATGACGAATACGACGAATTTGGTTCATTCCGTCAGTTTAAGGATCATTATGATTATTTCAATAGAAGCCGTCAGGAATATACGGTCATTGCTAATAGCCATACTGTCTGCAATATCGACTTCTGCAAAGTGCTTAAGCATCATATTGAAATGGGATGTGATGTAACTGAGATTTGCAAAGATGGCGCCTCTCTTCAAATGTACGTTCTGAAAACTTCTCTTCTAAAGGATTTAATTTCCTCTTATGATGAGCGCGGCTTCAAAACGCTAAACCAAGTTGTGAACGAAGGCAGATCCCAGCTTAACATCTGTGAATATGCCTTTAAGGGATATGTTGCCGCTATTGATACCATCCAGTCCTATTTCCGATACAGCCTTGATTTATTAAAGCCTGAAGTTTGGAAAGAGCTGTTCCCTAAGTCTTCACCTGTTTATACAAAGGTGAAAGATGAACCGCCGACTAAATATTTGAAATCTTCTTATGTCCGCAATTCCATGATTGCAAACGGGTGTGTTATTGAGGGCCATGTAGAGAATTCGATTCTTTTCAGAGCTGTCCATGTAGGAAAAGATACGGTGATTAAGAACGGAATTGTCATGCAGAAATCCTCGGTTGGTGAAAATTGTGTCCTTGAAAATGTAATTTTAGATAAGGATGTCAGAGTAGGAAGCCATGAAGTTCTGAAAGGAACGATGGAGCATCCGATCGTTCTTCGAAAAGGGTCCGTGCAAGGAGTGCTGATCAAGTCGTGA
- a CDS encoding lipase family protein: protein MNLAVKPDRKTAVLLADCCLLAYDQVKNGGDFKVPDGFVKVAALKGNVLGQSEWIGFIIESDQHIITAFRGSQSDPDWAATGDIEQAPYPYSSAGFVHDGFLGIYRSFRNEFYSLIKNPAPRKSLYFTGHSLGAALAGLASLDAAENTKHSAITMYNFGSPKIGNRRFVSSYGKSGIRYCRFVNKEDLIPFLPPAKITDFSAGKNYYYAHLPNQCVFSLQTGTIAGNHSMKIYRRAAEKLAD, encoded by the coding sequence ATGAACCTTGCAGTGAAACCTGACAGAAAGACAGCTGTCCTGCTCGCAGACTGCTGCCTCCTCGCGTACGACCAAGTAAAAAACGGAGGGGACTTTAAGGTTCCGGACGGATTTGTAAAAGTGGCTGCTTTAAAGGGGAATGTACTTGGCCAAAGCGAATGGATTGGCTTTATCATTGAATCTGATCAGCATATCATTACCGCTTTTAGAGGGAGTCAATCTGATCCGGACTGGGCAGCTACAGGGGACATTGAACAGGCTCCTTATCCCTATTCTTCTGCAGGATTCGTTCATGATGGATTTCTTGGAATCTATCGCTCATTTCGGAATGAATTCTACAGCCTGATTAAAAACCCGGCTCCACGCAAAAGTCTGTACTTCACGGGACACAGCCTGGGAGCTGCATTAGCGGGACTCGCTTCTCTTGATGCGGCTGAAAACACAAAGCATTCCGCCATTACCATGTACAATTTCGGGAGTCCTAAAATTGGAAACCGCCGTTTCGTATCCTCTTATGGCAAATCTGGGATCCGCTATTGCCGATTTGTAAACAAAGAAGATCTCATCCCATTTCTTCCGCCAGCTAAAATTACGGATTTCAGTGCAGGGAAAAATTATTACTATGCGCACTTACCGAATCAATGTGTATTCTCTCTGCAAACCGGTACAATTGCAGGAAACCATAGTATGAAAATTTACCGCAGGGCAGCTGAAAAACTTGCCGATTGA
- a CDS encoding M23 family metallopeptidase has product MKRTYVPVMLAAAFSAVSITLPAAAETVTIQEGDTLSQLADSYHMSLQEIKQLNGLTSDLIYSGQILKTDADGNRVKGASIHTVQNGETLSGIAMEYKMSTASLKSLNGLQTDVIYAGQRLEVQADEAPSSLDSGQFPLKKGTYDPFDDTWGKSREYGGARVHEGTDIMTEEGTPVYAATDGSISRKGWNELGGWRLTVNTPDGFNVYYAHLSKYADGLEPGGSIKKGQLIGYAGNSGYGPEGTTGKFVSHLHFGLYDSSFKAINPYPYLTQWEEK; this is encoded by the coding sequence ATGAAGCGAACGTACGTGCCAGTTATGCTGGCAGCAGCATTTTCAGCAGTTTCTATTACCCTTCCGGCAGCGGCAGAAACGGTAACCATTCAAGAAGGAGATACTCTCTCTCAGCTGGCAGACAGCTATCATATGTCTCTTCAAGAAATCAAGCAGCTGAATGGGCTGACTTCAGACCTTATTTATTCCGGACAAATCCTGAAGACGGATGCGGACGGAAATCGAGTAAAAGGCGCGTCAATCCATACCGTTCAAAACGGGGAGACACTTAGCGGAATTGCGATGGAATATAAGATGAGCACCGCCAGTCTTAAAAGCCTGAATGGACTTCAAACCGATGTGATCTATGCAGGACAGAGGCTGGAAGTTCAAGCTGATGAGGCACCATCATCTCTTGACAGCGGTCAATTTCCATTAAAAAAAGGTACATATGATCCTTTTGATGATACATGGGGAAAATCAAGAGAATACGGAGGGGCCCGTGTTCATGAAGGAACCGATATTATGACTGAGGAGGGGACTCCGGTTTATGCCGCAACGGATGGAAGCATTTCACGGAAAGGGTGGAATGAACTGGGAGGATGGAGGCTAACGGTGAACACACCAGACGGATTTAATGTTTATTATGCCCATCTCTCAAAATATGCAGATGGTTTGGAACCTGGAGGCAGCATTAAGAAAGGCCAATTAATCGGGTACGCAGGAAACAGCGGTTACGGGCCTGAGGGGACGACAGGAAAGTTTGTTTCTCATCTTCATTTCGGTTTGTACGATTCCTCCTTTAAAGCCATTAATCCTTATCCATACTTAACACAGTGGGAAGAAAAATAA
- a CDS encoding tryptophan-rich sensory protein, with the protein MLRSIFIFIITYALFSISGFLFQIDQTWYNALIKPEWTPGGGTIGLIWAVLFACIAASITIIDRKLKGLAKAAPLFWVILILNYVSNQLFSFFQFTQKNLGLASIDCAIVAITALILAVLAFRIQKFSGLLLIPYVLWTFFATYLSFTFYSMNG; encoded by the coding sequence ATGCTTCGATCCATTTTCATTTTCATTATTACATACGCGTTGTTTTCAATAAGCGGGTTTCTGTTTCAGATTGACCAAACCTGGTATAATGCCCTGATTAAACCGGAGTGGACACCCGGCGGAGGAACGATCGGACTCATTTGGGCTGTCTTGTTTGCATGCATTGCTGCATCCATTACAATCATTGATCGAAAACTGAAAGGTCTTGCCAAGGCAGCGCCTCTCTTTTGGGTCATTCTTATCCTGAATTATGTATCCAACCAGTTGTTCAGTTTTTTTCAATTCACCCAGAAAAATCTTGGACTTGCCTCAATCGATTGTGCCATTGTGGCAATTACCGCCCTTATTTTAGCTGTATTAGCTTTTCGAATACAAAAATTTTCCGGTCTGCTGCTTATTCCATACGTGCTTTGGACCTTCTTTGCCACGTATTTGTCCTTTACCTTTTATTCGATGAATGGATAA